Within Fusarium fujikuroi IMI 58289 draft genome, chromosome FFUJ_chr08, the genomic segment GTAGGTGCTCAAAGCCTCGCTTGTGTTGCCCCGAAATACATTGCCCTCAACAAGAACCTTTTTCAATCAGTCAAAATCCCCCCAAACAAGCTTTGTGGGACATACCTGGTTATCAGATCGACTGTGGATAGCCTGGTACAGGAAGTCCTCGTAGAGATTGTTGTAAATATGCTGGTGGCCAAACCGACCGGCAGGACCGCGGGTTCCCATGTTGCGCCAGTAGTTGTGATGATATGTGACGTGGAGGTGGCCGAAGTCGAGATCGCGGAAGGTAGCGTCGTTGCCAACGAGGGAAGACTTCCAGTGGTCGTGGAAATAGTTCCATGAAACTGTGATCCAGTCCGAGGCGCGGATGATGTCGACTTGTCCATCCTGGTAAAGGAAGTTAGTTAAATATGTTGTAATTTGTGATGTTGCACGAGACTTGCGTAGTGATCAGGGCCTTGGTTGATGTCAGAAGCAAACTCGTTATGATCAACCCAGACGCGAGTGCTGTTTCGGATAGTGATGCAATCATTATCCAAAATATGGGTGATCTTCAAGTTCTGCAGAATGACATTGTCCCCATGATAAACATCGACACCGGCACCGGTGATGTGAGCGGTCAATCCAACACCAATAAGAGAAGTGTTGGATCCGACCTTGAGGCGAGAAGGAAGAGTaaccttgcccttgagcttCACGATCTTGGGCTCGGTACCCTTGACAGCAGCGACAAGCTCCTCGGCGGTAGTGACAGTAACAGTCTTTCCGCCCTTGCCACCAGTGGTGATGCCAATGGGATTGTCCTTGGCGTAACCCTCAACACCCCAAGTCGCGAGACTGAGATATTCCTTGGGAAACGCAACAGCAAGAGTCGCAAAGACACCTCAGAGAACCGAGGACAGCTTCATCTTGGCGGTTGaacaagaatgagaatgaaCAGAGATGTCAATGGCATAAACATGGTCTTCGGCACGGTATATGTATTCAAGATCATCTGCGcttttttctctttccatCAAAGGACCCCGAGCTCGGTTAGGATTAAGGTACTGGTTAATTCTGGGGTGTTTGCGGGGAACCCCTGTCGGCCTTGACAATTAGCACCAATGATCAGACGAGAAGGATGCTTCATCGAACGGCGCAGATCATAAGGTGATTGTGAGTGGTGGAATATGTTTTGCCGTCAAATTACGGTTAAAGATAAACAATGATCGGCTCGGACCTTATTGGGGTAGGTGGAAGTGCTAACGAATGGAAAACCCTTAACGGAAATAGTATGCTTTAGTTGCGGGATGATTCCGTATTCCTTATTGTCCCTACAGAGGGAATCTTCtaagcttgagaagaagagtctCATAAATTCACTTGATATGCTATACATGATGTTGCAATGTTCACTTGATCAGTATCGTTCCATCGCTTGTGCTCGTCCCAGTGGACTCGAAGCCCAAAGGGACATAAATGATCATTCACATTTCCGTATCTAAAGTTTTGACTAGTctaatataaggtaaggaGTTGGGGGTTGGGGGTACGCGGTCAAGCGGGAGATGGTTCCATTGCATATGTCAAGACTCGAGGTACCAACGCGTCCTAGTCTCCGATCACCTCGGCTAGCAACCCTCGACCGTAATAAAGCCGTCAATCATATCTCACTAACGAAGATGAAAGCGGTTTAGTATACAGACGCAAACCTGGAAGTCTTGAAGCCTAGGCACGATGTTAATGAATAAATACCATCACTTTAGAGTAACAATTATCAGCGCCAAGAGAGCTAGACCCCATGGTTTGCGAGCCtggatgaatgatgaatACCGCTCCTTGGCGTTGGGGGTTCACAGGACCAAAAATCACATTTTCGTGTCTTTGAGGCTTCTGACTACAAAGTCTTGGCATCTGCAGTGTATCAAGGCTATCTATTTATGGATATCCTTGGCGCTCTGAACTTGATCGATCTAAGCACTCCCATTGCTGTCATCATCCGGCATcacgatgagaagaatgccCTCTACCTTTCACCCGACTGGGTATCACGATGTATCGCCCTTTCAGTTGTTCTTCAACTCACCAAGAGCAGCGACCCGATTCTGAGCCAGCATCATTAGCCGGTCTACCTGGATGACACCACCATTCTTGAGACCAAGCAAATGGGCGCTCTTGATCAAGTTCTTGATCTCACGACCATtcagcttcatctcagccagCTTTTTTATCTCCTCGTCTGGGATCTCAACCTGAGTACCCCCAGCGCGATTGATGAAGTTCTGCCAGACCTTCTTTCGAGCTTCGAAAGTTAAGTCCTTGTatgggaggaagagatccACGCGGGACTGGAAGGCCGTGTCGATACTGGCTGTTCGATTGGTCGTGAGGAAACAGATTCCCGTGTAATACTCCAGTTTGGTGAGGAATACTGTTTTTGTTAGCATGCGCGTGAAGGAAGAGTGGGACGACCTGGTGCTTACCAGCTACAAGCTCATTCCTGGCTAGATCGCTGTCGGTGCGGGCACCGAGGAATACATCGGCCTCATCAAGGAGGAGCATGGCATTCCAGAGACCACAGAGAGTTAGTGCTCGCTCCAGCGCAAGCTC encodes:
- a CDS encoding probable pectate lyase 1; amino-acid sequence: MKLSSEYLSLATWGVEGYAKDNPIGITTGGKGGKTVTVTTAEELVAAVKGTEPKIVKLKGKVTLPSRLKVGSNTSLIGVGLTAHITGAGVDVYHGDNVILQNLKITHILDNDCITIRNSTRVWVDHNEFASDINQGPDHYASLDGQVDIIRASDWITVSWNYFHDHWKSSLVGNDATFRDLDFGHLHVTYHHNYWRNMGTRGPAGRFGHQHIYNNLYEDFLYQAIHSRSDNQVLVEGNVFRGNTSEALSTYGLVIPMDSPNTCTCGDEELDGYANLGAKNDWGKAGVNITQKGSFYKADYKYKLTPLKLVPTVAKLGAGVGRIW